In a genomic window of Streptococcus oralis subsp. tigurinus:
- the vex3 gene encoding ABC transporter permease subunit Vex3, with amino-acid sequence MLHNAFAYVTRKFFKSIVIFLIILLMASLSLVGLSIKGATAKASQETFKNITNSFSMQINRRVNQGTPRGSGNIKGEDIKKITENKAIESYVKRINAIGDLTGYELIETPETKKNLTADRAKRFGSSLMITGVNDSSKEDKFVSGSYKLVEGEHLTNDDKDKILMHKDLAAKHGWKVGDKVKLDSNVYDADNEKGAKETVEVTIKGLFDGHNKSAVTYSQELYENTAITDIHTAAKLYGYTEDTAIYGDATFFVTADKNLDDVMKELNGISGINWKSYTLVKSSSNYPALEQSISGMYKMANLLFWGSLSFSVLLLALLLSLWINARRKEVGILLSIGLKQASILGQFITESILIAIPALVSAYFLANYTARAIGNTVLANVTSGVAKQASKAAQASNLGGGAEVDGFSKTLSSLDISIQTSDFIIVFVLALVLVVLVMALASSNLLRKQPKELLLDSE; translated from the coding sequence ATGTTACACAACGCATTTGCCTATGTTACAAGGAAGTTTTTCAAATCGATTGTTATCTTCCTGATTATTCTCCTCATGGCGAGCTTGAGTTTGGTCGGCTTGTCGATCAAGGGAGCTACTGCCAAGGCTTCTCAGGAGACATTTAAAAATATCACCAATAGCTTCTCCATGCAAATCAATCGTCGCGTCAATCAAGGAACGCCACGTGGTTCTGGGAATATCAAGGGTGAGGATATCAAAAAAATCACCGAAAACAAGGCCATCGAGTCTTATGTTAAACGCATCAACGCCATCGGGGATTTGACTGGATATGAACTCATCGAAACGCCAGAAACCAAGAAAAATCTCACTGCAGACCGTGCCAAACGGTTTGGAAGCAGTTTGATGATTACAGGTGTCAATGACTCCTCTAAAGAAGATAAGTTTGTCTCTGGCTCATATAAGCTGGTTGAAGGTGAGCACCTGACCAACGATGATAAGGACAAGATCCTCATGCATAAGGACTTGGCAGCCAAACATGGCTGGAAAGTTGGAGATAAGGTCAAATTGGACTCTAATGTCTATGATGCAGACAATGAAAAAGGTGCCAAGGAAACAGTCGAAGTGACAATCAAGGGGCTCTTTGATGGTCACAATAAGTCAGCAGTAACCTATTCACAAGAACTCTATGAAAATACAGCTATCACAGACATTCACACAGCTGCAAAACTTTATGGATACACAGAAGACACAGCTATTTATGGGGATGCAACCTTCTTTGTAACAGCAGACAAGAACTTGGATGACGTCATGAAAGAGTTGAATGGTATCAGTGGTATCAACTGGAAGAGCTACACACTTGTGAAGAGCTCCTCTAACTACCCAGCTCTAGAGCAATCCATCTCTGGTATGTACAAGATGGCCAACCTCCTCTTCTGGGGTAGCTTGAGCTTCTCAGTTCTTCTCCTTGCACTCTTGCTCAGCCTTTGGATCAATGCTCGTCGCAAGGAAGTGGGAATTCTCCTCTCTATCGGTCTCAAGCAGGCAAGTATCTTGGGGCAATTCATCACCGAATCTATCCTGATCGCCATCCCTGCTCTCGTTTCGGCTTACTTCCTAGCCAACTACACAGCTCGAGCAATCGGAAATACTGTTCTTGCCAATGTCACTTCAGGTGTTGCCAAGCAAGCCAGCAAGGCTGCTCAAGCCTCTAATCTTGGTGGTGGTGCAGAAGTAGATGGCTTTAGCAAGACCTTGTCGAGCTTAGATATTTCCATTCAGACATCAGACTTTATCATCGTCTTTGTCCTTGCTCTGGTTCTAGTGGTTCTCGTTATGGCTCTTGCCTCAAGCAATCTCCTCAGAAAACAACCAAAAGAGCTCTTGCTCGATAGCGAATAA
- the vncS gene encoding sensor histidine kinase VncS produces the protein MKRTGLFTKIFIYTFSIFSVLVICLHLAIYFLFPSTYLSHRQETIGQKATAISQSLEGKDRQSIEQVLELYSQTSDIKGAVKGEMTEDKLEVKDSLPLDTDRQTTSLFIEEREVKTQDGSTMTLQFLASMDLQKEAEQISLQFLPYTLLASFLISLLVAYIYARTIVAPILEIKRVTRRMMDLDAQVRLRVDSKDEIGDLKEQINSLYQHLLTVIADLHEKNEAILQLEKMKVEFLRGASHELKTPLASLKILIENMKENIGRYKDRDHYLGVALGIVDDLSHHVLQILSLSSVQELREEKENIDLLQMTQTLVKDYALLAKERKVQIEISLTHQQAYINPSVMKLILSNIISNAIKHSIPGGLVRIGEREGDIYIENSCSPEEQEKLAQSFSGNASRKAKGSGMGLFVVKSLLEHENLSYHFEMQDDRLTFFMSYPKIAQD, from the coding sequence ATGAAACGAACAGGTTTATTTACAAAGATATTTATCTATACCTTCTCAATTTTTAGTGTTCTGGTTATTTGCCTTCATTTAGCTATTTATTTTCTTTTTCCTTCGACTTATCTGAGCCATCGTCAGGAAACCATTGGTCAGAAAGCGACAGCCATTTCCCAGTCCCTAGAAGGAAAGGATAGGCAAAGTATCGAGCAAGTGTTAGAATTGTATTCCCAGACTAGTGATATCAAGGGGGCCGTCAAGGGAGAGATGACCGAGGACAAGTTAGAAGTCAAGGACAGTCTTCCTCTGGATACAGACCGCCAGACTACCTCTCTCTTTATCGAGGAGCGTGAGGTGAAAACGCAAGATGGTAGCACCATGACTCTGCAATTTCTAGCTTCGATGGATTTGCAAAAGGAAGCAGAGCAAATTAGCCTCCAGTTTCTTCCCTATACCTTGCTGGCATCGTTTTTGATTTCCCTCTTGGTAGCCTACATCTACGCTCGAACCATTGTTGCCCCGATTTTGGAAATCAAGCGGGTAACCCGTCGGATGATGGATCTGGATGCTCAAGTGCGATTGCGCGTGGATTCCAAGGATGAGATTGGTGATCTCAAGGAACAAATCAATAGCCTTTACCAGCATCTCTTAACAGTTATTGCCGATTTGCATGAGAAAAATGAAGCCATTCTCCAGCTGGAAAAGATGAAGGTCGAGTTCTTACGAGGGGCCTCTCATGAATTGAAAACACCCCTGGCTAGTTTGAAAATCCTAATCGAAAATATGAAAGAGAATATCGGTCGTTACAAGGATAGGGACCACTATCTGGGAGTAGCTTTGGGGATTGTGGATGACCTCAGTCACCACGTTCTTCAGATACTTTCTCTTTCTTCTGTTCAAGAATTACGAGAGGAGAAGGAGAACATTGACCTACTCCAGATGACGCAAACTCTGGTTAAGGATTATGCTTTGTTAGCTAAGGAAAGAAAAGTTCAGATAGAGATTAGCCTGACCCATCAGCAGGCTTACATAAACCCATCTGTGATGAAACTGATCCTATCTAATATCATCAGCAATGCTATCAAGCACTCCATTCCAGGGGGCTTGGTTCGTATCGGAGAGAGAGAAGGGGACATCTATATCGAGAATAGCTGTAGTCCAGAAGAACAAGAAAAATTGGCCCAGTCTTTTTCTGGCAATGCTAGTCGCAAGGCCAAGGGTTCAGGAATGGGACTCTTTGTGGTCAAAAGTTTATTAGAACACGAGAATTTATCTTATCATTTTGAGATGCAAGATGATCGTTTGACCTTCTTCATGTCTTATCCTAAAATAGCCCAAGATTAA
- a CDS encoding ABC transporter ATP-binding protein, with protein sequence MAMIEVEHLQKNFVKTVKEPGLKGALRSFIHPEKQTFEAVKDLTFEVPKGQILGFIGANGAGKSTTIKMLTGILKPTSGFCRINGKIPQDNRQDYVKDIGVVFGQRTQLWWDLALQETYTVLKEIYDVPDSLFQKRMDFLNEVLDLKEFIKDPVRTLSLGQRMRADIAASLLHNPKVLFLDEPTIGLDVSVKDNIRRAITQINQEEETTILLTTHDLSDIEQLCDRIFMIDKGQEIFDGTVSQLKETFGKMKTLSFELVPGQSHLLSHYEGFPDMTIDRQGNSLNIEFDSSCYQSADIIKQTLSDFEIRDLKMVDTDIEDIIRRFYRKEL encoded by the coding sequence ATGGCAATGATAGAAGTGGAACATCTCCAGAAAAATTTTGTGAAGACTGTTAAAGAACCGGGATTGAAGGGGGCTTTGCGCTCCTTTATTCATCCTGAAAAGCAGACCTTTGAAGCGGTCAAGGATTTGACTTTCGAAGTACCAAAGGGCCAAATTTTAGGCTTTATTGGAGCTAATGGTGCTGGGAAGTCGACAACTATTAAGATGCTGACAGGGATTTTAAAACCGACATCTGGTTTTTGTCGGATTAACGGCAAGATTCCGCAAGATAATCGCCAAGATTATGTTAAGGATATCGGGGTTGTCTTTGGACAACGTACCCAGCTATGGTGGGATTTGGCTCTGCAAGAGACCTATACGGTCTTGAAAGAGATTTACGATGTGCCAGATTCGCTTTTTCAGAAGCGCATGGATTTTTTGAATGAAGTCTTGGACTTGAAGGAATTTATCAAGGACCCCGTGCGAACTCTTTCACTGGGACAACGGATGCGGGCGGACATTGCGGCTTCCTTGCTTCACAATCCCAAGGTTCTCTTTTTAGATGAGCCGACTATTGGTCTGGATGTTTCTGTCAAGGATAACATTCGTCGAGCCATTACCCAGATTAATCAGGAGGAAGAAACAACCATCCTCTTGACCACTCATGACTTGAGTGATATTGAGCAACTTTGTGATCGGATTTTCATGATTGACAAGGGGCAGGAGATTTTTGATGGAACGGTGAGTCAACTCAAGGAAACCTTTGGCAAGATGAAGACTCTTTCCTTTGAATTGGTGCCAGGGCAAAGTCATCTCCTTTCTCACTATGAAGGCTTTCCTGATATGACTATTGATAGACAAGGGAATAGCCTTAATATTGAATTTGATAGTTCCTGCTACCAGTCAGCTGATAT
- a CDS encoding histidine phosphatase family protein produces the protein MNNSYILLRHAHSRFSSDDFNRTLSEKGFSSLDQLEFLNSFNIDYYFSSPYKRAFETINSSPIQFDKIVLDNRLRERKLSSTFIKDSEFEDSIKYLWQNPSESLSEGESNQDALARVLNFLMELEERYSEKTILLSSHGNLIGILLNHFDSSFDYEKWEQMTFPDCFLIDRNGIVKRIMKD, from the coding sequence ATGAATAATTCTTATATTTTACTTAGACATGCTCATTCAAGATTTTCAAGTGATGATTTTAATAGAACTTTATCAGAAAAAGGATTTTCATCTCTTGACCAGTTAGAGTTTTTGAATTCTTTTAATATTGATTATTATTTTTCTAGTCCTTATAAACGAGCATTTGAAACGATTAATAGCTCGCCAATTCAATTTGATAAAATAGTTCTTGATAATAGGTTACGAGAGAGAAAATTATCTTCAACCTTTATAAAAGATTCTGAGTTTGAAGACAGTATTAAATATTTATGGCAAAATCCTAGTGAATCTCTTTCAGAAGGGGAATCAAATCAAGACGCACTAGCTAGAGTACTAAATTTTTTAATGGAATTGGAAGAGAGATACTCAGAAAAAACGATTTTACTTAGTTCACACGGGAATTTGATAGGAATACTACTAAATCACTTTGATTCCAGTTTTGATTATGAAAAATGGGAGCAAATGACCTTTCCAGATTGTTTTCTAATTGATAGAAATGGGATTGTGAAAAGAATTATGAAAGATTAG
- a CDS encoding class II fructose-bisphosphate aldolase: MAIVSAEKFVQAARDNGYAVGGFNTNNLEWTQAILRAAEAKKAPVLIQTSMGAAKYMGGYKVCKLLIENLVESMGITVPVAIHLDHGHYEDALECIRVGYTSVMFDGSHLPVEENLEKARKVVEFAHANGVSVEAEVGTIGGEEDGIIGDGELAPIEDAKAMVATGIDFLAAGIGNIHGPYPANWKGLHLDHLQKLTEAVPGFPIVLHGGSGIPDDQIQAAIKLGVAKVNVNTECQIAFANATRKFVAEYEANEAEYDKKKLFDPRKFLKPGFEAITEAVEERIDVFGSEGKA, encoded by the coding sequence ATGGCAATCGTTTCAGCAGAAAAATTTGTCCAAGCAGCTCGTGACAACGGTTATGCAGTTGGTGGATTTAACACAAACAATCTTGAGTGGACTCAAGCTATCTTGCGTGCAGCAGAAGCTAAAAAAGCTCCAGTTTTGATCCAAACTTCTATGGGTGCTGCGAAATACATGGGCGGTTACAAAGTATGTAAACTTCTCATCGAAAACCTTGTAGAATCAATGGGAATTACTGTACCAGTTGCTATTCACCTTGACCATGGTCATTATGAAGATGCACTTGAATGTATCCGAGTTGGTTATACTTCAGTTATGTTTGACGGTTCACACCTTCCAGTTGAAGAAAACCTTGAAAAAGCTCGTAAAGTTGTAGAATTTGCCCATGCAAACGGCGTATCAGTAGAAGCTGAAGTTGGTACTATCGGTGGTGAAGAAGACGGAATCATTGGTGATGGCGAATTGGCTCCAATTGAAGATGCTAAAGCAATGGTTGCAACTGGTATTGACTTCTTGGCAGCTGGTATTGGTAACATCCACGGTCCTTACCCAGCAAACTGGAAAGGTCTTCACCTTGATCACTTGCAAAAATTGACAGAAGCAGTTCCAGGCTTCCCAATCGTATTGCATGGTGGTTCAGGTATTCCTGATGACCAAATCCAAGCAGCTATCAAACTTGGTGTTGCGAAAGTTAACGTTAACACTGAATGCCAAATCGCATTTGCTAACGCAACTCGTAAATTTGTTGCTGAATACGAAGCAAACGAAGCAGAATACGATAAGAAGAAACTCTTTGACCCACGTAAATTCTTGAAACCAGGTTTCGAAGCAATTACAGAAGCTGTTGAAGAACGTATCGACGTATTCGGTTCAGAAGGTAAAGCTTAA
- the vex2 gene encoding ABC transporter ATP-binding subunit Vex2, translating to MTLLQLQDVTYRYKNTAEAVLYQIKYNFEPGKFYSIIGESGAGKSTLLSLLAGLDSPVEGSILFQGEDIRNKGYSYHRMHHISLVFQNYNLIDYLSPLENIRLVNKKASKDTLLELGLDESQIKRNVLQLSGGQQQRVAIARSLVSEAPVILADEPTGNLDPKTAGDIIELLKSLAEKTGKCVIVVTHSKEVAQASDITLELKDKKLTETRNTTK from the coding sequence ATGACTTTATTACAATTGCAAGATGTTACCTACCGTTATAAGAACACTGCTGAAGCAGTTTTATATCAGATCAAGTATAATTTTGAACCTGGAAAATTTTATAGTATCATTGGTGAGTCAGGAGCAGGAAAATCCACTCTCTTGTCCCTACTGGCTGGTCTAGATAGCCCTGTTGAAGGTTCTATCCTTTTCCAAGGAGAGGACATTCGGAATAAGGGATATTCTTATCATCGCATGCACCATATTTCCCTGGTCTTTCAAAATTATAATTTGATTGATTACCTTTCTCCGCTGGAAAATATCCGCTTGGTCAACAAAAAGGCCAGCAAGGATACTCTTCTTGAACTTGGTCTGGATGAAAGCCAGATCAAGCGGAATGTTCTCCAGTTATCAGGTGGGCAACAACAACGTGTTGCCATTGCTCGCAGTTTGGTCTCAGAAGCTCCAGTTATTCTAGCTGATGAGCCAACAGGAAATCTGGACCCTAAAACTGCTGGAGATATTATCGAACTGCTCAAATCACTTGCCGAGAAAACAGGTAAATGTGTGATCGTCGTCACCCACAGTAAAGAAGTGGCACAAGCGTCAGATATTACACTTGAATTGAAGGATAAGAAACTGACTGAAACTCGCAATACTACAAAATAA
- a CDS encoding cysteine hydrolase family protein, with translation MTKALISIDYTEDFVADHGKLTAGAPAQAISKAIDQVTRLAFERGDYVFFTIDAHEEKDTFHPESKLFPPHNIIGTSGRNLYGPLADFYAEHEADSRVFWMDKRHYSAFSGTDLDIRLRERRVDTVILTGVLTDICVLHTAIDAYNLGYQIEIVKPAVASIWPENHQFALGHFKNTLGAKLLDENLSEMKE, from the coding sequence ATGACAAAGGCTTTAATCTCGATTGACTATACAGAGGATTTCGTAGCAGACCATGGAAAGCTAACTGCTGGAGCACCTGCTCAAGCAATATCAAAAGCCATTGATCAGGTAACCAGATTAGCTTTTGAGCGTGGGGACTATGTCTTTTTTACCATTGATGCTCATGAGGAGAAGGATACATTCCACCCAGAAAGCAAGCTTTTTCCACCGCACAACATCATCGGAACTAGTGGGCGTAACCTTTATGGCCCCCTAGCTGATTTTTATGCTGAGCATGAGGCGGATAGTCGTGTCTTTTGGATGGACAAGCGTCACTATTCAGCATTTTCAGGAACGGACTTAGATATCCGTTTGCGGGAACGTCGGGTTGATACTGTTATCTTAACAGGTGTTTTGACGGATATTTGTGTTCTTCATACGGCTATTGATGCCTATAATTTAGGTTATCAAATCGAGATTGTCAAGCCTGCAGTTGCCTCTATTTGGCCAGAAAATCATCAGTTTGCTCTTGGTCATTTTAAGAATACTCTGGGAGCCAAATTGCTAGATGAAAATCTGTCTGAAATGAAAGAATGA
- a CDS encoding ABC transporter permease — translation MNPIQRAWAYVSRKRLRSFILFLILFVLLAGISACLTLMKSNKTVETNLYKSLNTSFSIKKIENGQTFKLSDLSSVSKIKGLENVSPELETVAKLKDKEAVSGEQSVERDDLSAADKNLVSLTALEDSSKDVTFTSSAFNLKEGRHLQKGDSKKILIHEELAKKNGLSLHDKIRLDAGQSESGKGQTVEFEIVGIFSGKKQEKFTGLSSDFSENQVFTDYESSQTLLGNGEPQVSAARFYVENPKEMDGLMKQVETLALESQGYQVEKENKAFEQIKDSVATFQTFLTIFLYGMLIAGAGALILVLSLWLRERVYEVGILLALGKGKSSIFLQFCLEVVLVSLGALLPAFVAGNAVTSYLLQTVLASGDQASLQDTLAKASGLLTSLLSFAESYVFLLLIGCLSVALCFLFLFRKSPKEILSSIS, via the coding sequence ATGAATCCAATCCAAAGAGCTTGGGCTTATGTCAGCAGAAAACGACTGAGAAGTTTTATTTTATTTCTGATTTTATTTGTCCTTTTAGCAGGAATTTCAGCCTGTTTGACTCTGATGAAGTCCAACAAAACAGTAGAAACGAATCTTTACAAATCACTCAATACCTCTTTTTCTATTAAGAAGATAGAAAATGGTCAGACTTTTAAGTTGTCGGACTTATCATCCGTGAGCAAGATTAAGGGACTGGAAAATGTCTCTCCTGAACTCGAGACGGTCGCAAAACTGAAAGACAAGGAAGCGGTGAGTGGTGAGCAGAGCGTCGAACGTGATGACTTGTCAGCTGCAGACAAGAATTTAGTTAGCTTAACAGCTCTTGAGGATTCATCCAAGGATGTTACCTTTACTAGTTCGGCTTTCAATCTAAAAGAAGGCCGACACCTTCAAAAAGGGGATTCCAAGAAAATCCTGATCCACGAAGAGTTGGCTAAGAAGAACGGTCTTTCGCTTCATGACAAGATTCGCTTGGATGCTGGTCAGTCAGAATCTGGAAAAGGACAGACAGTTGAGTTTGAAATTGTCGGTATCTTTTCTGGTAAGAAACAAGAAAAATTCACAGGCTTGTCTTCTGACTTCAGTGAAAACCAAGTCTTTACAGACTACGAAAGTAGCCAAACCCTTTTGGGAAATGGTGAACCACAAGTCAGTGCAGCCCGCTTCTATGTAGAAAATCCTAAGGAAATGGACGGACTCATGAAGCAGGTGGAAACCTTGGCTTTGGAAAGTCAAGGTTACCAAGTTGAGAAGGAAAACAAGGCCTTTGAACAAATCAAAGACTCAGTGGCAACCTTCCAAACCTTCCTCACCATCTTCCTTTATGGGATGTTGATAGCTGGAGCAGGAGCTTTGATTTTGGTCTTGTCTCTCTGGTTGAGAGAAAGGGTCTACGAAGTGGGGATTCTTCTGGCACTTGGAAAAGGCAAGAGCTCGATCTTCCTCCAGTTCTGTTTAGAGGTAGTTTTGGTATCACTTGGAGCTTTGCTTCCAGCATTTGTTGCAGGAAATGCCGTTACATCCTATCTGCTCCAAACTGTCCTAGCCAGTGGAGATCAGGCAAGCTTACAGGACACGCTGGCCAAAGCAAGCGGTCTATTAACTAGTCTCCTATCCTTTGCAGAATCCTATGTCTTTCTGCTCTTGATTGGTTGCTTGTCTGTAGCCCTTTGTTTCCTATTCTTATTTAGAAAATCGCCTAAGGAAATTTTATCATCTATTAGTTAA
- the codY gene encoding GTP-sensing pleiotropic transcriptional regulator CodY produces the protein MAHLLEKTRKITSILKRSEEQLQDELPYNAITRQLADIIDCNACIVNSKGRLLGYFMRYKTNTDRVEQFFQTKIFPDDYIQGANMIYDTEANLPVEHDLTIFPVESRADFPDGLTTIAPIHVSGIRLGSLIIWRNDKKFEDEDLILVEIASTVVGIQLLNFQREEDEKNIRRRTAVTMAVNTLSYSELRAVSAILAELDGNEGQLTASVIADRIGITRSVIVNALRKLESAGIIESRSLGMKGTYLKVLIGDIFEEVKKRDY, from the coding sequence ATGGCACACTTATTAGAAAAAACAAGAAAAATTACTTCTATTTTGAAACGCTCAGAGGAGCAACTTCAAGATGAACTTCCTTACAATGCGATTACACGCCAGTTGGCAGATATTATTGATTGTAACGCTTGTATTGTGAATAGCAAGGGACGCCTTTTAGGCTACTTCATGCGTTATAAAACGAATACAGATCGTGTAGAGCAGTTTTTTCAAACTAAGATTTTTCCAGATGATTATATTCAAGGTGCAAACATGATCTATGATACGGAAGCCAACCTTCCTGTTGAACATGATTTGACCATTTTCCCTGTAGAGAGCCGTGCAGATTTTCCAGATGGTTTGACGACCATTGCTCCGATTCATGTATCAGGGATTCGCCTAGGTTCGTTGATCATTTGGCGCAATGATAAGAAATTTGAAGATGAAGATTTGATTCTTGTTGAGATTGCGAGCACGGTGGTAGGGATTCAACTGCTGAACTTCCAACGTGAAGAGGATGAGAAAAATATTCGCCGTCGTACTGCTGTTACCATGGCGGTTAATACCCTTTCCTATTCAGAACTTCGTGCCGTATCAGCTATTTTAGCTGAGTTGGATGGAAATGAAGGGCAGCTGACTGCATCAGTTATTGCAGATCGTATTGGCATTACGCGCTCAGTGATTGTCAATGCGCTTCGTAAATTGGAGTCGGCGGGAATTATTGAGAGTCGTTCATTAGGAATGAAGGGGACTTATCTCAAAGTTCTAATTGGTGATATTTTTGAGGAAGTGAAAAAGAGGGACTACTAA
- the vncR gene encoding response regulator transcription factor VncR, producing the protein MKILIVEDEEMIREGISDYLADCGYETVEAADGQEALEKFSSYEVALVLLDIQMPKLNGLEVLAEIRKTSQVPVLMLTAFQDEEYKMSAFASLADGYLEKPFSLSLLKVRVDAIFKRYYDTGRIFSYKDTKVDFESYSASIAGQEIAINAKELEILDYLVKNEGRALTRSQIIDAVWKVTDEVPFDRVIDVYIKELRKKLDLDCILTVRNVGYKLERK; encoded by the coding sequence ATGAAAATTTTAATTGTAGAAGATGAAGAGATGATCCGTGAGGGGATCAGTGATTATTTGGCGGATTGTGGTTATGAAACCGTTGAAGCAGCAGATGGTCAGGAAGCTCTGGAAAAATTTTCCAGCTATGAAGTTGCTCTAGTACTGCTGGATATCCAGATGCCCAAGCTCAATGGTTTAGAAGTCCTAGCTGAGATTCGTAAGACCAGTCAGGTTCCTGTCTTGATGCTGACTGCCTTTCAGGATGAGGAATATAAGATGAGTGCTTTTGCTTCGCTAGCAGATGGCTATCTGGAAAAACCCTTCTCCCTCTCCCTCTTAAAAGTGAGGGTAGACGCGATTTTCAAGCGCTACTACGATACGGGACGAATCTTCTCCTATAAGGATACCAAGGTGGATTTTGAGAGCTATAGTGCAAGCATAGCAGGTCAAGAAATAGCCATCAATGCCAAAGAGTTGGAAATTTTGGACTATCTGGTAAAAAATGAAGGACGGGCTTTGACTCGATCTCAGATAATCGATGCCGTTTGGAAGGTGACAGATGAGGTTCCCTTTGACCGTGTTATTGATGTTTATATCAAGGAACTACGGAAAAAGCTAGACTTGGATTGTATCCTCACTGTGCGCAATGTTGGTTATAAATTGGAGCGAAAATGA